One Gossypium hirsutum isolate 1008001.06 chromosome A11, Gossypium_hirsutum_v2.1, whole genome shotgun sequence genomic window carries:
- the LOC107895903 gene encoding thaumatin-like protein 1, whose amino-acid sequence MARFSCYHFSIITFLRFVLVVFLHGVTAATFTFVNKCDYTVWPGILANPGSPNLESTGFELRNGGFRSFQAPIGWAGRFWGRTGCSFDDSGHGSCTTGDCGSGEIECNGAGATPPATLAEFTLGSGSQDFYDVSLVDGFNLPMIVEGNGGSGECATTGCMTDLNKKCPSELKFDGGDACKSACDAFGNPEYCCSGAYSSPTACKPSIYSEVFKSACPKSYSYAFDDATSTFTCTGADYTITFCPNSPSLKSSKDPAAESTGESGPDTDSVQAAALASQWLANLATADSSRTQLYSPAQFGFSVIIFLFL is encoded by the exons ATGGCTCGGTTCTCCTGTTATCACTTTTCTATAATCACGTTCTTGCGCTTCGTTCTCGTCGTTTTTCTTCATG GGGTTACGGCTGCAACCTTCACATTCGTCAACAAATGCGATTACACAGTATGGCCTGGAATTCTAGCTAATCCAGGAAGTCCAAACCTGGAAAGTACAGGCTTTGAACTTAGGAATGGCGGCTTTCGTTCCTTCCAAGCCCCTATCGGCTGGGCCGGTCGTTTCTGGGGAAGAACAGGCTGCAGTTTCGATGACTCTGGCCATGGATCATGTACTACAGGAGACTGCGGCTCTGGTGAAATTGAATGCAATGGAGCTGGCGCCACACCTCCGGCTACCTTAGCAGAGTTTACCCTTGGTTCAGGGTCGCAGGACTTCTATGACGTGAGCCTGGTTGATGGTTTTAATTTGCCTATGATTGTGGAAGGAAATGGAGGGTCAGGGGAGTGTGCCACTACCGGTTGCATGACGGATTTGAATAAAAAGTGCCCGTCGGAGCTGAAATTCGATGGTGGCGACGCCTGCAAGAGCGCGTGCGATGCCTTCGGCAATCCAGAGTACTGCTGTAGCGGTGCCTACAGTAGTCCAACTGCTTGTAAACCGTCCATTTATTCAGAAGTGTTCAAATCAGCTTGCCCCAAATCGTATAGCTATGCTTTTGATGATGCCACTAGCACTTTCACATGCACTGGGGCTGATTATACCATCACATTCTGTCCCAATTCCCCAAG TTTGAAATCTTCAAAGGATCCTGCTGCCGAATCAACCGGTGAATCAGGACCGGATACGGACTCCGTGCAGGCGGCTGCACTGGCCAGTCAATGGCTAGCGAATTTAGCCACGGCAGATTCGAGCAGAACCCAACTATATTCCCCTGCCCAATTTGGTTTTTCTGTGATCATCTTTTTGTTCTTGTAG
- the LOC107895893 gene encoding pathogenesis-related thaumatin-like protein 3.5, with translation MAILQLSITLAMFFLQLLSGAHSSTFSIVNKCSYTVWPGVLSGAGTPQISPTGFALQPGQSTSIPVPTSWSGRIWGRTLCTEDSSGKFSCLTGDCGSSTLECSGGAIPPATLAEFTLNGAGGMDFFDVSLVDGYNLPMMISPQGGTGVNCTSAGCAADLNGDCPMELKVVDGSEGVACKSACDAFGDPQYCCSGAYATPNTCKPSSYSQFFKTACPTAYSYAYDDGTSTFTCTGADYVITFCPSPSTSVKSSNPMAVDISSTGSQPTSSAFIGGAITTTLAVFWQLRHLF, from the exons ATGGCTATTCTTCAGCTTTCCATTACGTTGGCCATGTTCTTCCTTCAACTGTTATCAG GTGCTCATTCATCGACGTTTTCTATCGTAAACAAATGCAGCTATACCGTTTGGCCGGGGGTGCTATCAGGTGCTGGAACCCCACAAATTTCACCTACAGGCTTCGCACTTCAACCCGGCCAATCGACGTCCATCCCTGTTCCAACATCTTGGTCGGGTCGGATATGGGGTCGAACCCTTTGCACCGAAGATTCATCCGGTAAGTTCTCTTGTCTCACCGGAGACTGCGGCTCATCGACACTTGAATGCTCTGGTGGTGCAATCCCTCCTGCCACCCTTGCGGAGTTTACACTCAATGGTGCTGGGGGAATGGATTTCTTTGATGTCAGCCTTGTTGATGGTTACAATCTACCAATGATGATATCCCCACAAGGTGGAACTGGAGTTAACTGTACCTCAGCTGGATGTGCTGCGGATTTGAACGGTGACTGTCCTATGGAGCTTAAGGTTGTCGATGGGAGTGAAGGGGTTGCATGTAAGAGTGCCTGCGATGCTTTTGGGGACCCCCAATATTGCTGCAGTGGAGCTTATGCTACCCCAAATACGTGCAAGCCCAGTTCTTACTCGCAATTCTTCAAAACAGCGTGTCCCACAGCTTATAGCTACGCCTATGATGATGGAACCAGCACCTTCACTTGCACTGGTGCAGATTATGTTATTACTTTCTGCCCTTCCCCTTCCACCAG TGTGAAATCCTCCAATCCCATGGCGGTTGACATCTCATCAACGGGTTCCCAGCCTACTTCATCAGCTTTCATTGGTGGTGCCATCACCACCACTTTGGCGGTATTTTGGCAGTTGCGGCATCTCTTTTGA